The following coding sequences lie in one Glycine max cultivar Williams 82 chromosome 19, Glycine_max_v4.0, whole genome shotgun sequence genomic window:
- the LOC100305519 gene encoding CST complex subunit TEN1-like isoform X1: MASLEIKSGALVSLQDLRPSSPFFKQGASLRITGKLHEYSIETGLATIIDGDDILKVSTKHLRDLTFQVGSVYQFIGELLIQPDNEGVLQARVGRNVDGIDLNLYHQSLLLLRQFQTNHLNNPATM, encoded by the exons ATGGCATCTTTGGAAATAAAATCTGGTGCATTGGTTTCTTTACAAGACCTGCGCccatcttctcctttttttaaGCAAGGTGCTTCACTCAGAATAACTGGAAA GTTGCACGAATACTCTATAGAGACAGGCCTAGCAACAATTATCGATGGTGATGACATTCTAAAAGTTAGTACCAAACATCTGAGGGACCTTACTTTTCAAGTTGGCTCTGTCTACCAATTCATTGGTGAACTCCTTATCCAACCTGACAATGAG GGAGTTTTGCAAGCACGTGTTGGTAGAAACGTTGATGGGATTGATCTCAATCTTTATCATCAATCTCTGCTGCTTTTAAGACAGTTTCAAACCAATCATTTAAACAATCCAGCAACAATGTAG